Proteins encoded in a region of the Dreissena polymorpha isolate Duluth1 chromosome 6, UMN_Dpol_1.0, whole genome shotgun sequence genome:
- the LOC127834894 gene encoding uncharacterized protein LOC127834894 isoform X2, protein MQIDLIFIGIHLEPEDNGVIQSSTCQCPMREFKCHHVAAALLFGYKRASKTDIKCSWIKRPKSAPPKKTVTMAEMYPPNQPGYRALNRSVSDDDRTFIYKQLGQLGRFTALHWIMAEEPQTPDVPVPLLDDLMIHPEYLGAEDPRTWLRRQLLVSHEKVNQTAAATIGQRENALWAAVRKLRFTASNFGHILSAFDKKKLTVSLKKRLLSAYNLEKRAPVQWGVTHEQVCIAEYCKVGGVAVRPTGIWLHESGVLGASPDGFVEGVFRGLVHQQHGQATCSADIIEVKCPYTARDMTIQEACSSIKDFYLDQSSDGRLSLKQAHNYWHQIQGQLHITGTNTCDLVVWTNKDLQVIRIAKDHLWSVNLSKMIDFYFSSFLPSLYE, encoded by the exons atgcaaatcgacctcatatttatagga ATTCACCTTGAACCAGAGGACAATGGCGTGATACAATCATCGACGTGTCAGTGTCCAATGAGGGAATTCAAATGTCATCATGTGGCTGCTGCTTTACTGTTTGG ATACAAGAGAGCGAGCAAAACTGACATTAAGTGTTCCTGGATCAAGCGTCCGAAATCCGCACCACCCAAGAAAACTGTGACGATGGCTGAAATGTATCCACCAAATCAGCCTGGATACAG GGCTCTAAACAGATCTGTCTCAGATGATGACAgaacttttatttataaacaacttgGACAGTTGGGTCGCTTTACAG ctCTGCATTGGATTATGGCAGAGGAGCCACAGACACCGGATGTACCAGTGCCTCTCCTGGATGACTTGATGATCCATCCTGAATATCTGGGAGCTGAGGACCCCCGCACATGGCTGAGACGACAGTTGCTGGTGTCGCACGAAAAGGTCAACCAAACAGCTGCAGCAACTATTGGACAGAGGGAAAATGCCTTATGGGCAGCTGTTCGCAAGTTGAGATTTACCGCCTCTAACTTCGGACATATCTTGTCAGCGTTTGACAAAAAAAA ACTGACAGTGTCCTTGAAAAAAAGACTTCTGAGCGCGTATAACCTGGAAAAAAGGGCACCTGTGCAGTGGGGGGTAACACATGAGCAGGTGTGCATAGCTGAATACTGTAAGGTTGGAGGAGTCGCTGTACGCCCGACAG GAATTTGGCTGCATGAGTCTGGTGTCTTGGGTGCATCACCAGATGGTTTTGTCGAAGGCGTGTTTAGGGGTTTAGTTCATCAACAACATGGACAAGCAACATGTAGTGCAGACATCATAGAAGTAAAGTGCCCCTACACTGCCAGAGACATGACTATCCAGGAGGCGTGTTCATCTATCAAGGATTTCTACCTAG ATCAATCTTCTGATGGACGGCTTTCCCTCAAGCAAGCCCACAACTACTGGCATCAGATTCAAGGACAGCTACACATAACGGGAACTAATACATGCGATCTTGTTGTGTGGACAAATAAAGACTTGCAAGTGATCAGAATAGCAAAGGATCATTTGTGGTCGGTCAATCTgtcaaaaatgattgatttttatttttcgaGCTTTTTACCATCACTATACGAATAA
- the LOC127834893 gene encoding uncharacterized protein LOC127834893, producing MVYCFAIHCVHRTGGNGTCSLFRFPINPKEKKKWVDRCRRADRAVNGNDRICSCHFVDGKKENGPTIFEYQKKDLHFQEMNTPKRCKRPKLKEREDVKESIPVDVTTISEDHNYYTHDYRAYDDIDAELPTKSIQELEREIARLEGELGRMKLRPSKMSVQDIIGDNDKMLLYTSFPVDVFQVLVGVLKRLAPFNYYAGWTVTCFSLEDQLLITLMKLRLNCKDLDLAVRFDTSRGTVSNIINTYISVLHEILFEGILLKVGIPSQLKCKGSMPKSFEDFSSARIAMDATEIVQDVPCNMNHQTLSYSNYKSRHTVKAVTCVAPNGALVFCSDLYPGSTSDAAIVDHSKILEQLKPGHLILADKGFNIFDKLPAGVSLNIPPFLSSKGHFTKEEALLCFKIGRSRIHVERANERIKNYDILDHIPAQYRHLSTKIFQLCCCLVNLQAPLLKEIADKYEIDSN from the exons ATGGTGTATTGCTTTGCCATTCATTGTGTGCACAGGACTGGGGGCAATGGAAcatgtagtctgttcaggttcccCATAAACCCAAAGGAGAAGAAGAAATGGGTTGATAGATGCAG ACGAGCGGACAGAGCTGTCAACGGGAATGACCGGATATGCAGTTGTCATTTTGTAGATGGCAAGAAAGAAAATGGCCCAACCATTTTTGAATACCAGAAGAAAGATCTACATTTCCAAGAAATGAACACACCTAAAAG ATGCAAAAGGCCGAAGTTGAAGGAAAGGGAAGATGTGAAAGAAAGCATACCAGTAGATGTTACTACAATTTCCGAGGACCATAATTATTACACGCATGACTACAGGGCTTATGATGACATTGATGCTGAACTACCAACAAAATCTA TTCAAGAGTTAGAAAGGGAGATAGCCCGTCTAGAGGGTGAACTTGGCCGCATGAAATTGCGCCCATCCAAAATGTCGGTTCAGGACATTATTGGTGACAATGATAAg ATGCTGCTATACACATCTTTTCCTGTGGATGTCTTCCAAGTCCTGGTGGGTGTTCTGAAGAGGTTAGCTCCTTTCAACTACTATGCTGGCTGGACTGTTACCTGCTTCAGCCTAGAGGATCAACTATTAATCACCCTTATGAAATTACGTCTGAATTGTAAGGACTTAGATTTGGCAGTTAGATTTGATACAAGCAGAGGAACTGTTTCgaacattataaatacatatatttctgtgcttcatgaaatattgtttgaaggaATTTTACTTAAAGTAGGAATTCCAAGCCAACTCAAATGCAAGGGATCCATGCCGAAGTCATTTGAAGACTTTAGTTCTGCAAGAATTGCAATGGATGCTACAGAAATTGTGCAGGATGTTCCTTGTAACATGAACCATCAAACACTTTCTTATAGTAATTATAAAAGTAGACATACTGTAAAAGCTGTTACATGTGTTGCTCCAAATGGTGCATTAGTTTTTTGTTCAGATCTTTATCCAGGCTCTACATCAGATGCAGCTATTGTTGATCACTCGAAAATATTAGAGCAACTTAAACCAGGTCACTTGATTTTGGCTGATAAGGGCTtcaatatttttgataaacttcCTGCTGGAGTTTCTTTAAACATTCCTCCTTTTCTTTCTAGTAAAGGTCATTTCACAAAAGAGGAAGCTTTACTTTGCTTCAAAATTGGAAGGAGCCGAATTCATGTAGAAAGGGCAAACGAAAGgataaaaaattatgatattttagatcatattCCTGCACAATACAGACATTTATCGACAAAAATTTTTCAATTGTGTTGTTGTCTTGTCAATCTTCAGGCTCCTCTTTTAAAGGAAATAGCAGATAAATATGAAATTGATTCAAACTAG
- the LOC127834894 gene encoding uncharacterized protein LOC127834894 isoform X3, with product MREFKCHHVAAALLFGYKRASKTDIKCSWIKRPKSAPPKKTVTMAEMYPPNQPGYRALNRSVSDDDRTFIYKQLGQLGRFTALHWIMAEEPQTPDVPVPLLDDLMIHPEYLGAEDPRTWLRRQLLVSHEKVNQTAAATIGQRENALWAAVRKLRFTASNFGHILSAFDKKKLTVSLKKRLLSAYNLEKRAPVQWGVTHEQVCIAEYCKVGGVAVRPTGIWLHESGVLGASPDGFVEGVFRGLVHQQHGQATCSADIIEVKCPYTARDMTIQEACSSIKDFYLDQSSDGRLSLKQAHNYWHQIQGQLHITGTNTCDLVVWTNKDLQVIRIAKDHLWSVNLSKMIDFYFSSFLPSLYE from the exons ATGAGGGAATTCAAATGTCATCATGTGGCTGCTGCTTTACTGTTTGG ATACAAGAGAGCGAGCAAAACTGACATTAAGTGTTCCTGGATCAAGCGTCCGAAATCCGCACCACCCAAGAAAACTGTGACGATGGCTGAAATGTATCCACCAAATCAGCCTGGATACAG GGCTCTAAACAGATCTGTCTCAGATGATGACAgaacttttatttataaacaacttgGACAGTTGGGTCGCTTTACAG ctCTGCATTGGATTATGGCAGAGGAGCCACAGACACCGGATGTACCAGTGCCTCTCCTGGATGACTTGATGATCCATCCTGAATATCTGGGAGCTGAGGACCCCCGCACATGGCTGAGACGACAGTTGCTGGTGTCGCACGAAAAGGTCAACCAAACAGCTGCAGCAACTATTGGACAGAGGGAAAATGCCTTATGGGCAGCTGTTCGCAAGTTGAGATTTACCGCCTCTAACTTCGGACATATCTTGTCAGCGTTTGACAAAAAAAA ACTGACAGTGTCCTTGAAAAAAAGACTTCTGAGCGCGTATAACCTGGAAAAAAGGGCACCTGTGCAGTGGGGGGTAACACATGAGCAGGTGTGCATAGCTGAATACTGTAAGGTTGGAGGAGTCGCTGTACGCCCGACAG GAATTTGGCTGCATGAGTCTGGTGTCTTGGGTGCATCACCAGATGGTTTTGTCGAAGGCGTGTTTAGGGGTTTAGTTCATCAACAACATGGACAAGCAACATGTAGTGCAGACATCATAGAAGTAAAGTGCCCCTACACTGCCAGAGACATGACTATCCAGGAGGCGTGTTCATCTATCAAGGATTTCTACCTAG ATCAATCTTCTGATGGACGGCTTTCCCTCAAGCAAGCCCACAACTACTGGCATCAGATTCAAGGACAGCTACACATAACGGGAACTAATACATGCGATCTTGTTGTGTGGACAAATAAAGACTTGCAAGTGATCAGAATAGCAAAGGATCATTTGTGGTCGGTCAATCTgtcaaaaatgattgatttttatttttcgaGCTTTTTACCATCACTATACGAATAA